Proteins from a single region of Juglans microcarpa x Juglans regia isolate MS1-56 chromosome 5S, Jm3101_v1.0, whole genome shotgun sequence:
- the LOC121268039 gene encoding bifunctional protein FolD 1, mitochondrial isoform X1, whose amino-acid sequence MMLARTRMRRVAAASKKGVRNGMPSTTRTINTQMDDSYPILLSPSLVSLDLPDIWPTNSSPNDFQSTCRCSNEQTAAIIDGKSIAGKIMSRIACEVWRMKESIGRVPGLAVIMVGQRRDSQTYVRNKIKACEETGIKSSMTGLHGNCKEDEVVNVLSRFNEDPSIHGILLQLPLPQHLDEEKILDVMSLEKDVDGFHPLNMGNLAMRGRQPLFIPCTPKGCIELLMRSGVEIMGKKAVVIGRSNIVGLPTSLLLQRHHATVSIVHAFTKNPDQITCEADIVVTAAGVPNLVRGNWLKPGAVVIDVGTNPIEDPSCEYGYRLTGDVCYEEAVRVASAVTPVPGGVGPMTIAMLLSNTLDSAKRAYDFT is encoded by the exons ATGATGTTGGCAAGGACTAGGATGCGAAGGGTGGCAGCGGCAAGCAAGAAGGGAGTAAGAAACGGAATGCCATCAACAACGAGGACTATTAACACTCAAATGGATGACAGCTACCCAATTCTACTATCTCCATCTCTTGTCTCGCTAGACCTCCCTGACATTTGGCCTACTAATTCCAGCCCCAACGATTTTCAATCGACCTGTAGATGCT CCAATGAGCAGACTGCTGCAATAATTGATGGTAAGTCAATTGCGGGGAAGATTATGTCCAGAATAGCTTGTGAGGTCTGGAGGATGAAGGAGTCCATTGGAAGGGTTCCTGGATTGGCTGTCATAATGGTGGGCCAGAGAAGGGACTCCCAAACTTATGTGCGCAACAAGATAAAAGCTTGTGAAGAAACAGGAATCAAGTCGTCAATGACTGGACTGCATGGAAATTGTAAAGAAGATGAAGTTGTGAATGTTTTGTCAAGATTTAACGAGGATCCATCAATTCATGGCATTCTTTTGCAACTTCCTCTTCCCCAG CATTTGGATGAGGAGAAAATTTTGGATGTGATGAGCCTAGAAAAAGATGTGGATGGCTTTCACCCACTCAATATGGGAAATCTGGCCATGAGAGGGAGGCAGCCTTTGTTCATTCCCTGCACTCCAAAAGGTTGCATTGAGTTATTGATGAGGTCTGGTGTGGAAATCATGGGTAAGAAAGCTGTAGTGATTGGAAGAAGTAATATAGTTGGATTGCCTACATCCTTGCTTTTGCAG AGGCACCATGCAACTGTCAGCATCGTACACGCATTTACCAAGAACCCAGATCAGATAACCTGTGAAGCTGACATTGTGGTTACAGCTGCAGGAGTGCCTAATCTAGTTCGTGGCAATTGGCTAAAGCCTGGTGCAGTTGTCATAGATGTGGGGACAAACCCAATTGAG GACCCTAGCTGCGAATATGGTTATCGTCTCACAGGAGATGTTTGCTATGAAGAAGCAGTGAGGGTAGCGTCGGCCGTTACCCCTGTGCCTGGAGGAGTTGGGCCGATGACAATTGCCATGCTCCTATCCAACACTCTTGACTCTGCCAAACGGGCATATGACTTTACTTAG
- the LOC121268039 gene encoding bifunctional protein FolD 1, mitochondrial isoform X2 codes for MMLARTRMRRVAAASKKGVRNGMPSTTRTINTQMDDSYPILLSPSLVSLDLPDIWPTNSSPNDFQSTCRCSNEQTAAIIDGKSIAGKIMSRIACEVWRMKESIGRVPGLAVIMVGQRRDSQTYVRNKIKACEETGIKSSMTGLHGNCKEDEVVNVLSRFNEDPSIHGILLQLPLPQHLDEEKILDVMSLEKDVDGFHPLNMGNLAMRGRQPLFIPCTPKGCIELLMRSGVEIMGKKAVVIGRSNIVGLPTSLLLQRHHATVSIVHAFTKNPDQITCEADIVVTAAGVPNLVRGNWLKPGAVVIDVGTNPIEVSILQKLKIEASNCKHVET; via the exons ATGATGTTGGCAAGGACTAGGATGCGAAGGGTGGCAGCGGCAAGCAAGAAGGGAGTAAGAAACGGAATGCCATCAACAACGAGGACTATTAACACTCAAATGGATGACAGCTACCCAATTCTACTATCTCCATCTCTTGTCTCGCTAGACCTCCCTGACATTTGGCCTACTAATTCCAGCCCCAACGATTTTCAATCGACCTGTAGATGCT CCAATGAGCAGACTGCTGCAATAATTGATGGTAAGTCAATTGCGGGGAAGATTATGTCCAGAATAGCTTGTGAGGTCTGGAGGATGAAGGAGTCCATTGGAAGGGTTCCTGGATTGGCTGTCATAATGGTGGGCCAGAGAAGGGACTCCCAAACTTATGTGCGCAACAAGATAAAAGCTTGTGAAGAAACAGGAATCAAGTCGTCAATGACTGGACTGCATGGAAATTGTAAAGAAGATGAAGTTGTGAATGTTTTGTCAAGATTTAACGAGGATCCATCAATTCATGGCATTCTTTTGCAACTTCCTCTTCCCCAG CATTTGGATGAGGAGAAAATTTTGGATGTGATGAGCCTAGAAAAAGATGTGGATGGCTTTCACCCACTCAATATGGGAAATCTGGCCATGAGAGGGAGGCAGCCTTTGTTCATTCCCTGCACTCCAAAAGGTTGCATTGAGTTATTGATGAGGTCTGGTGTGGAAATCATGGGTAAGAAAGCTGTAGTGATTGGAAGAAGTAATATAGTTGGATTGCCTACATCCTTGCTTTTGCAG AGGCACCATGCAACTGTCAGCATCGTACACGCATTTACCAAGAACCCAGATCAGATAACCTGTGAAGCTGACATTGTGGTTACAGCTGCAGGAGTGCCTAATCTAGTTCGTGGCAATTGGCTAAAGCCTGGTGCAGTTGTCATAGATGTGGGGACAAACCCAATTGAG GTATCAATTTTGCAAAAGTTGAAAATCGAGGCATCAAATTGCAAACACGTGGAAACCTAA